Proteins encoded within one genomic window of Bacteroidota bacterium:
- the lpxA gene encoding acyl-ACP--UDP-N-acetylglucosamine O-acyltransferase, translated as MNQPYSYIHPQAEVADNVVVEPFVTISKDVVIGEGTWIGPHVTIMEGARIGKNCRIFPGAVISAIPQDLKYKGEKSAVVIGDNVTIREYVTVNRGTEAAMKTVIGDNTLLMAYTHIAHDCIIGKNCVLANNANLAGHVEVGDFTILGGATAFQQFTKIGRHVIVSGGCLVNKDIPPFVRAARHPTTYAGVNSVGLRRRGYTTDQVNQILDVYRILYIRGYNTSTALKFIEANIPASNEKDEIVTFARESVRGIMKGFKSSSDE; from the coding sequence ATGAATCAACCATACTCCTATATCCACCCCCAAGCCGAGGTGGCAGATAATGTAGTGGTGGAGCCATTTGTTACTATTTCTAAAGATGTAGTAATAGGCGAAGGGACTTGGATAGGCCCTCACGTAACGATTATGGAAGGAGCCAGGATTGGGAAAAACTGCCGCATCTTTCCCGGAGCAGTGATTTCTGCTATTCCTCAGGATTTGAAATATAAAGGAGAAAAATCAGCCGTGGTGATTGGTGATAATGTCACCATCCGCGAATATGTAACCGTCAACCGCGGAACCGAGGCAGCCATGAAAACTGTGATTGGCGACAACACCCTGCTCATGGCCTATACCCACATCGCCCATGATTGTATCATTGGCAAAAACTGTGTCTTGGCCAACAATGCCAATCTGGCCGGACATGTGGAAGTAGGCGACTTCACTATTCTGGGTGGCGCCACCGCCTTTCAGCAGTTCACAAAGATTGGCCGGCATGTGATTGTTTCGGGCGGATGTTTGGTGAATAAAGACATTCCACCTTTTGTCCGCGCCGCTCGACATCCTACCACCTATGCCGGCGTCAATTCCGTAGGCCTGAGAAGAAGAGGATATACGACAGACCAAGTCAACCAGATTTTGGACGTGTATCGCATCCTATATATAAGAGGTTATAACACCAGCACCGCCCTCAAATTCATCGAAGCCAATATCCCGGCCAGCAACGAAAAGGATGAAATCGTCACCTTTGCCCGCGAAAGCGTTCGTGGTATCATGAAGGGGTTTAAGAGCAGCAGCGACGAATAA
- a CDS encoding DegT/DnrJ/EryC1/StrS family aminotransferase — protein MNDIRMVDLKSQYLRLKEEIDAAMAEVLDSTQYIKGPQVKRFEANLAKYMGVKEVISCANGTDALQIAMMALGYQPGDEIITASFTYVATAEVIALLKLTPVLVEVNPETFTIDPSAIEKAITPKTKAIVPVHMFGQSADMEAIMKIAEKHGLDVIEDNAQAIGADYTFSDGTKKKAGTIGAVGTTSFFPSKNLGCYGDGGALFTNDESLAKRIRMIANHGQEVQYVHDEIGVNSRLDTLQAAILDVKLQYLDDFAARRNQVASYYDKAFSGIKNVQTPVRASYSNHVFHQYTLKLKGMNRDEVKAKLAAKGIPAMVYYPIPLHLQKAYRDDRYPSGSFLITEELCKSVLSLPIHTEMEAAELKFIAETVTDILK, from the coding sequence ATGAACGACATACGCATGGTGGACCTCAAAAGCCAATATTTAAGGCTGAAAGAGGAAATAGATGCCGCCATGGCTGAGGTGCTCGATTCCACCCAATATATTAAAGGCCCGCAGGTAAAGCGTTTTGAAGCTAATCTGGCAAAATATATGGGGGTTAAAGAGGTCATCAGTTGTGCCAATGGCACCGATGCGCTTCAAATCGCGATGATGGCTCTGGGCTATCAGCCCGGCGATGAAATCATTACCGCGAGTTTTACTTACGTAGCCACCGCAGAGGTCATTGCGCTACTAAAATTAACACCGGTTTTGGTTGAAGTAAACCCCGAAACCTTCACCATAGACCCCTCGGCCATAGAAAAGGCTATTACGCCAAAAACAAAAGCCATTGTACCGGTACACATGTTTGGGCAAAGTGCCGACATGGAGGCGATCATGAAGATTGCTGAAAAGCACGGGCTGGATGTGATTGAAGATAATGCACAGGCGATTGGTGCAGATTATACATTCAGCGACGGCACAAAAAAGAAGGCCGGTACGATAGGTGCCGTGGGCACCACTTCCTTTTTCCCTTCCAAAAACTTGGGATGCTACGGAGACGGCGGAGCCTTATTTACCAACGATGAATCTTTGGCAAAACGGATACGCATGATTGCCAACCACGGGCAAGAAGTGCAATACGTGCATGATGAAATAGGTGTGAACTCCAGGCTCGATACTTTGCAGGCAGCTATTTTGGATGTGAAGCTCCAGTATCTGGATGATTTTGCGGCAAGAAGAAACCAGGTGGCTTCTTATTATGATAAAGCCTTTAGCGGTATAAAGAATGTTCAAACGCCGGTTCGCGCGTCCTATTCCAACCATGTGTTTCATCAATACACCTTGAAACTAAAGGGAATGAATCGGGATGAAGTGAAAGCCAAACTGGCTGCAAAGGGAATCCCGGCAATGGTTTATTATCCTATTCCGCTTCACCTCCAGAAAGCATATAGAGATGATCGGTATCCATCAGGCTCCTTTCTGATAACAGAAGAGCTTTGCAAGTCGGTGCTGTCTTTGCCCATTCATACCGAGATGGAAGCCGCCGAATTGAAGTTTATTGCAGAAACGGTCACGGATATATTGAAATAG
- a CDS encoding UDP-glucose/GDP-mannose dehydrogenase family protein — protein sequence MKIAVVGTGYVGLVTGTCFSETGNNVTCVDNNEEKVKQLQKGNLPIYEPELDVLFERNTKHNRLKFSTSLSEGIEGAKIIFLALPTPPGEDGSADLKYILQVAEQLGGLLKEYTVIVNKSTVPVGTADKVRDIIAAKAKVEFDVVSNPEFLREGVAVEDFMKPERVVVGTRSERAKKLMEELYEPFVRQGNPILFMDERSSEVTKYAANAFLAAKISFMNEMANICELVGADVDNVRKGIGTDSRIGKRFLFAGVGYGGSCFPKDVKALHYTAQEHKYDFKILRAVMQVNNLQREHFFDKILKKYKDSLNGKTIAIWGLAFKPNTDDIRDAPALYIIERLLQSGSKVRVYDPEAMAHVKAIFGDKIYYATDQYDALSGADFLTIVTEWNIFRSPDFDKIKSSLKDPVIFDGRNLYHNEHMRELGFSYYSIGRNSVE from the coding sequence ATGAAAATTGCAGTAGTAGGTACGGGATATGTTGGCTTAGTAACCGGAACTTGTTTTTCAGAAACGGGCAACAATGTTACCTGTGTAGATAATAATGAAGAAAAGGTAAAGCAGCTTCAAAAGGGCAACTTACCTATTTATGAGCCCGAACTGGATGTGTTGTTTGAGCGAAATACGAAGCATAACCGTTTGAAGTTCTCTACCTCTCTTTCCGAAGGGATAGAAGGGGCAAAGATTATTTTTCTAGCACTGCCTACCCCTCCGGGTGAAGATGGAAGCGCCGATCTTAAATACATCTTGCAGGTAGCGGAGCAACTGGGCGGGCTTTTGAAAGAATATACCGTGATTGTGAATAAAAGTACGGTACCGGTCGGCACGGCAGACAAGGTGAGAGATATAATTGCCGCGAAGGCAAAGGTGGAGTTTGATGTGGTTTCCAACCCTGAATTTCTTCGGGAAGGGGTAGCCGTAGAAGACTTCATGAAGCCCGAACGAGTGGTGGTGGGCACCCGATCTGAGAGGGCCAAAAAGTTGATGGAGGAATTATATGAGCCTTTTGTCAGACAAGGAAACCCTATTCTTTTTATGGATGAAAGAAGTTCGGAGGTGACGAAGTATGCAGCGAACGCATTTCTTGCAGCTAAGATTTCGTTCATGAACGAAATGGCCAACATCTGCGAACTGGTAGGGGCCGATGTGGACAATGTGCGGAAAGGAATAGGAACCGATTCGCGGATTGGAAAACGTTTCTTATTCGCCGGTGTAGGATATGGTGGAAGTTGCTTCCCGAAAGATGTAAAAGCCTTGCATTACACAGCGCAGGAACACAAGTATGACTTCAAGATACTTCGGGCCGTGATGCAGGTAAACAATCTTCAGCGCGAACATTTTTTCGATAAGATCCTTAAGAAGTACAAGGACAGCCTGAATGGAAAAACCATCGCGATATGGGGCTTGGCCTTCAAGCCAAATACCGACGACATTCGTGATGCACCGGCGCTTTATATCATCGAGCGATTGCTGCAAAGCGGGTCAAAGGTTCGGGTGTATGATCCTGAAGCGATGGCGCATGTCAAAGCTATTTTTGGTGATAAGATCTATTATGCTACCGACCAGTATGATGCTTTATCGGGCGCTGATTTCCTGACCATCGTAACCGAATGGAATATCTTCCGCTCTCCAGATTTTGATAAGATTAAATCATCGTTGAAAGACCCCGTGATTTTCGACGGACGAAATCTATATCACAACGAACACATGAGGGAATTGGGCTTTAGTTATTACAGTATAGGAAGAAATTCTGTTGAATAG
- a CDS encoding SDR family oxidoreductase has translation MKRVLITGAAGFLGSHLCDRFIREEYEVIGMDNLITGDLRNIEHLFKLKNFEFYHHDVSKFVFVPGKLDYILHFASPASPIDYLKIPIQTLKVGSLGTHNLLGLAKAKSARILVASTSEVYGDPTVHPQQEDYWGNVNPVGPRGVYDEAKRFQEAITMAYHTYHGLETRIVRIFNTYGPRMRLNDGRVLPAFIGQALRGEDLTIFGDGSQTRSFCYVDDLVDGIYRLLMSDYHLPVNVGNPDEITISQFAEEIIKLTGTTQKVVYKALPVDDPKQRQPDITRAKGILGWTPKISRQEGLKITYAYFKGLSQDELYNSKHRFA, from the coding sequence ATGAAAAGAGTACTAATTACCGGTGCCGCCGGCTTTTTGGGTTCCCATCTGTGCGACCGCTTCATCCGCGAAGAGTATGAAGTGATTGGGATGGATAATTTGATTACCGGCGACCTTCGGAATATTGAGCATCTATTCAAACTCAAGAACTTTGAATTCTATCATCATGATGTTTCTAAGTTTGTGTTTGTTCCGGGCAAGTTGGATTACATCCTTCATTTTGCATCTCCGGCCTCTCCGATAGATTATTTGAAGATTCCTATCCAGACTTTAAAAGTCGGTTCTCTCGGGACGCATAATCTGTTAGGGCTTGCCAAAGCCAAGAGTGCCAGAATATTGGTGGCATCTACTTCAGAAGTTTATGGCGACCCGACGGTACATCCGCAACAAGAAGATTATTGGGGCAACGTCAATCCTGTAGGACCGCGTGGAGTCTATGATGAAGCTAAACGGTTCCAGGAAGCCATCACTATGGCCTATCATACGTATCATGGTCTGGAAACGAGAATCGTACGCATCTTTAATACTTACGGTCCTCGAATGAGGTTGAATGACGGCAGAGTATTGCCGGCCTTTATTGGGCAGGCATTAAGAGGAGAAGACCTCACTATTTTTGGTGACGGAAGTCAGACCCGTTCATTCTGCTATGTAGATGACTTGGTAGATGGTATATATCGCCTCTTGATGAGTGATTATCATCTGCCTGTAAACGTGGGCAATCCCGATGAGATAACCATCAGCCAGTTTGCAGAAGAGATAATCAAACTAACGGGGACTACTCAGAAGGTAGTTTATAAGGCGTTACCGGTAGATGATCCAAAGCAAAGGCAGCCAGATATTACTCGGGCTAAAGGAATTCTAGGTTGGACACCCAAAATAAGCAGACAAGAAGGATTGAAAATTACCTATGCTTATTTTAAGGGATTGTCACAGGATGAATTATACAATTCTAAACATCGGTTTGCGTAA
- a CDS encoding nucleotide sugar dehydrogenase codes for MVEELLKKKKKLAVIGLGYVGLPIALEFAKKISVIGFDINQKRVDMMKNHIDPSNELESKDFEGADIQFTANLEDLKEASFFIVAVPTPVDSHNVPDLKPVLSASDTIGKVLKKGDYVVFESTVYPGCTEDDCLPVMEKLSGLKMGVDFKLGYSPERINPGDKEHTITKITKVVSGCDKESLDIIARTYEIIVTAGTHRASSIKVAEAAKIIENTQRDFNIALMNELSQIFDLMGINTYEVLEAAGTKWNFLKFFPGLVGGHCIGVDPYYLTYKALELGYNPGVILAGRRINDDMGAHVARKLVQQLIKLNKQVANTKVLVMGATFKENVSDIRNSKVVDVINELRNYSVQAEVSDPLADAEEFHHEYGITLRKDYGKDYDAVIVAVNHDEFTNLNDEFFTTILRKDGIVVDVKGDLRNKIKEFAYWSL; via the coding sequence ATGGTTGAGGAATTACTAAAGAAGAAGAAGAAGTTAGCTGTGATAGGTTTAGGCTACGTAGGCCTGCCGATTGCTCTAGAGTTTGCTAAAAAGATATCCGTGATCGGTTTTGATATCAATCAAAAGCGCGTGGATATGATGAAGAATCATATTGACCCAAGCAATGAATTGGAGTCTAAAGATTTCGAAGGGGCCGATATTCAGTTCACGGCGAATCTTGAAGATTTGAAGGAGGCAAGTTTCTTTATCGTGGCGGTACCAACTCCGGTAGATAGTCACAATGTACCAGATTTAAAGCCTGTGCTTAGTGCTTCAGATACCATAGGTAAAGTGTTGAAGAAGGGAGACTATGTGGTTTTTGAATCAACCGTCTATCCTGGATGCACTGAAGATGATTGCTTACCGGTTATGGAAAAGTTATCTGGCTTAAAAATGGGGGTGGACTTCAAGCTGGGCTATTCACCCGAAAGAATCAATCCCGGAGATAAAGAACATACCATAACGAAAATCACAAAGGTCGTTTCTGGTTGCGATAAGGAATCGTTGGACATTATTGCGAGGACGTATGAGATTATTGTTACCGCCGGAACTCACAGAGCAAGTTCTATCAAGGTGGCAGAGGCAGCAAAGATTATTGAAAACACACAACGTGATTTTAATATCGCTTTGATGAATGAGTTATCACAGATTTTTGACCTCATGGGGATTAACACGTATGAGGTATTGGAAGCTGCCGGAACCAAATGGAATTTCCTTAAATTTTTCCCGGGCTTGGTGGGTGGCCATTGCATTGGCGTGGATCCCTATTATCTCACCTACAAAGCGTTGGAGTTGGGATATAATCCGGGGGTAATCTTGGCGGGTAGAAGAATCAATGATGATATGGGCGCCCATGTGGCTCGTAAGTTAGTGCAGCAATTGATTAAGTTGAATAAGCAAGTGGCAAACACGAAGGTCTTAGTGATGGGTGCCACCTTCAAGGAAAACGTCAGTGACATCCGCAATTCAAAGGTGGTAGATGTCATTAATGAACTGAGAAACTATTCCGTTCAAGCCGAGGTGTCGGACCCGCTTGCTGACGCAGAAGAGTTTCATCATGAATATGGCATTACCCTTCGTAAGGACTACGGAAAAGATTATGATGCGGTGATTGTTGCTGTGAATCATGACGAGTTTACAAACTTGAACGATGAATTCTTTACAACCATTTTGCGTAAAGATGGTATCGTAGTGGACGTAAAGGGAGACCTTAGAAATAAGATTAAGGAGTTTGCTTATTGGTCATTATAA
- the rfbB gene encoding dTDP-glucose 4,6-dehydratase encodes MKKVLITGGAGFIGSHVVRLFVDKYPDYEIWNLDKLTYAGNLENLKDLEGKPNYKFIKGDITDAAFVNSLFDEHKFVSVIHLAAESHVDRSISNPLEFVVTNVIGTVNLLNAAKSTWECSKDKPVPKDRIFYHISTDEVYGSLGDTGFFLETTPYDPQSPYSASKASSDHFVRAYFNTYNLPVVISNCSNNYGANQFPEKLIPLFIHNIKNNKPLPVYGDGKYTRDWLWVVDHARAIDVILHKGNLGETYNIGGFNEWQNIELIKLLCRILDNKLGREEGESMKLLTYVKDRPGHDRRYAIDASKLKNELGWKPSVTFEEGLEKTVEWYLENEEWLRHVTSGDYQKYYNHQYGKQ; translated from the coding sequence ATGAAAAAGGTTCTAATTACCGGCGGTGCCGGTTTTATCGGTTCACACGTAGTTCGACTGTTTGTCGATAAATACCCCGATTACGAAATCTGGAACTTGGATAAATTAACCTATGCAGGCAACTTAGAAAACCTAAAAGACCTGGAGGGAAAACCCAACTACAAGTTTATAAAGGGAGATATTACAGATGCCGCCTTTGTAAATAGCCTGTTCGATGAGCATAAGTTTGTTTCGGTCATTCACTTAGCCGCAGAAAGCCACGTAGATCGTTCTATCTCTAACCCGTTAGAATTTGTAGTGACGAATGTTATCGGTACGGTTAATCTTCTCAATGCTGCCAAGAGTACATGGGAGTGTAGCAAAGACAAACCGGTTCCTAAAGACCGGATATTCTACCACATCTCTACCGATGAAGTTTACGGTTCATTGGGTGACACCGGTTTCTTTCTTGAAACCACGCCTTACGACCCGCAATCGCCTTATAGTGCTTCAAAAGCAAGTTCTGATCATTTTGTAAGAGCGTATTTCAATACGTATAACTTGCCGGTGGTTATTTCGAATTGTTCGAATAACTATGGTGCGAATCAGTTTCCTGAAAAGCTAATACCGCTTTTTATCCATAACATAAAGAATAATAAGCCACTTCCTGTTTATGGCGATGGAAAATACACCAGAGATTGGCTATGGGTGGTTGACCATGCAAGGGCTATTGATGTGATTCTTCATAAAGGCAATCTTGGCGAAACCTATAATATCGGCGGCTTTAACGAATGGCAAAATATAGAATTGATCAAATTGCTCTGTCGGATATTGGATAACAAATTAGGGCGTGAGGAAGGCGAATCCATGAAATTGCTGACCTACGTCAAAGACCGCCCAGGCCATGATCGCCGATATGCTATTGACGCTTCAAAATTGAAAAATGAACTGGGATGGAAGCCTTCTGTTACATTCGAAGAAGGACTAGAAAAGACAGTTGAATGGTATCTTGAAAATGAAGAATGGTTACGGCATGTTACTAGCGGTGACTACCAGAAATATTATAATCATCAATACGGAAAGCAATAG
- a CDS encoding SDR family oxidoreductase, protein MFDIKYHTQDISHHSFLVTGGAGFIGSNIVEYLLKYGAKKVRVLDNLATGRASNLDEFKTHLPFEFIEGDIRDLDTCHRALEGIDYVSHQAALGSVPRSIKEPENTNSVNVNGFLNVLIAAKDAKVKKFVFASSSSVYGDEKSLPKLENKVGAPLSPYAVSKYTNELYAHVFQDVYGIPVIGLRYFNIYGPKQDPEGMYAAVIPLFVSKIMAREEVFIDGDGGQTRDFTFVENAVQANVRAMLSENKEAANQIYNIAVGENFSVNYMYHEIQTLLQSSHAAQYREARKGDIRNSLADISKAQKLLGYDPKFNFKKGLALTVEYIRKIYS, encoded by the coding sequence ATGTTCGACATAAAGTATCATACACAAGACATTAGTCATCACAGTTTTCTCGTGACCGGCGGGGCGGGATTCATCGGTTCTAATATCGTTGAGTATTTGCTGAAATACGGGGCTAAAAAAGTACGGGTACTTGATAATTTAGCTACTGGAAGAGCCTCTAATCTTGATGAATTCAAAACGCATTTGCCTTTTGAGTTTATAGAGGGAGATATTCGCGATTTAGATACTTGCCACCGCGCACTTGAAGGCATAGACTATGTTTCTCACCAGGCTGCCTTGGGTTCTGTGCCCCGTTCCATCAAGGAACCGGAAAATACGAATTCGGTGAACGTAAATGGATTCCTCAATGTTCTGATTGCAGCCAAAGATGCCAAAGTGAAGAAATTCGTTTTTGCTTCCTCATCTTCTGTTTATGGAGATGAAAAGTCGCTTCCAAAACTGGAAAATAAGGTTGGTGCCCCTCTTTCGCCTTATGCGGTTAGTAAATATACGAATGAGCTTTATGCCCATGTATTTCAGGACGTTTATGGCATTCCGGTGATTGGTCTTCGCTATTTCAATATATACGGCCCCAAGCAAGATCCCGAAGGAATGTATGCTGCTGTTATCCCACTTTTTGTTTCTAAAATCATGGCTCGTGAAGAAGTGTTTATTGACGGGGACGGAGGGCAGACCCGTGATTTTACTTTCGTAGAGAACGCAGTTCAGGCAAATGTGCGAGCCATGTTGAGCGAGAATAAAGAAGCTGCCAATCAAATCTATAATATTGCTGTAGGAGAAAACTTCTCGGTCAATTATATGTACCACGAAATTCAAACGCTATTGCAATCCAGCCATGCTGCTCAATACAGGGAAGCTCGTAAGGGGGACATTCGTAATTCGCTGGCCGATATTTCTAAGGCTCAGAAATTATTGGGTTATGATCCAAAATTCAACTTCAAAAAGGGCTTAGCCTTGA